The following are from one region of the Pseudomonas putida genome:
- a CDS encoding SDR family NAD(P)-dependent oxidoreductase — protein sequence MQIANKHFIVSGAASGLGAATAQMLVEAGAKVMLVDLNAQAVEAKARELGDNARFAVADISDEQAAQAAVDAAVSAFGSLHGLVNCAGIVGAEKVLGKQGPHGLASFAKVINVNLIGSFNLLRLAAAAMAEGPADEGGERGVIINTASIAAYDGQIGQAAYAASKGAIASLTLPTARELARFGIRVMTIAPGIFETPMMTGMTEEVRASLAAGVPFPPRLGRPQEYASLARHIIENSMLNGEVIRLDGALRMAAK from the coding sequence ATGCAAATAGCCAACAAACACTTCATCGTCAGCGGCGCCGCCTCCGGGCTGGGTGCTGCTACCGCACAGATGCTGGTCGAGGCCGGCGCCAAGGTCATGCTGGTCGACCTCAATGCCCAGGCCGTCGAGGCCAAGGCACGCGAACTGGGTGACAATGCCCGCTTCGCGGTGGCCGACATCAGCGACGAGCAGGCCGCCCAGGCGGCGGTGGATGCGGCTGTCAGCGCCTTTGGCAGCCTGCACGGGCTGGTCAACTGCGCCGGCATCGTTGGCGCCGAGAAAGTGCTGGGCAAACAGGGGCCGCACGGCCTGGCCAGCTTCGCCAAGGTCATCAACGTAAACCTGATCGGCAGTTTCAACCTGCTGCGCCTGGCCGCTGCGGCCATGGCCGAAGGGCCTGCCGATGAGGGGGGCGAGCGCGGGGTCATCATCAACACCGCCTCCATCGCTGCCTATGACGGGCAGATAGGCCAGGCGGCCTACGCTGCTTCCAAGGGCGCCATTGCCAGCCTGACCCTGCCGACCGCCCGCGAACTGGCGCGCTTCGGCATCCGTGTGATGACCATCGCCCCGGGCATCTTCGAAACGCCGATGATGACCGGCATGACCGAGGAAGTACGCGCCTCGCTGGCCGCCGGCGTGCCGTTCCCGCCGCGCCTGGGCCGCCCGCAGGAGTATGCCTCGCTGGCCCGCCACATCATCGAGAACAGCATGCTCAACGGCGAGGTGATCCGCCTCGACGGTGCACTGCGCATGGCTGCCAAGTAA
- a CDS encoding acyl-CoA dehydrogenase gives MLVTDEQQQIADAVRAFAQERLKPFAEQWDKEHRFPKEAIEEMAELGLFGMLVPEQWGGSDTGYVAYAMALEEIAAGDGACSTIMSVHNSVGCVPILRFGSEQQKEQFLAPLASGAMLGAFALTEPQAGSDASSLKARARLEGDHYVLNGSKQFITSGQNAGVVIVFAVTDPDAGKRGISAFIVPTDSPGYQVARVEDKLGQHASDTCQIVFDNVRVPVANRLGAEGEGYKIALANLEGGRIGIASQAVGMARAAFEVARDYANERQSFGKALIEHQAVAFRLADMATKIAVARQMVLHAAALRDAGRPALVEASMAKLFASEMAEKVCSDALQTLGGYGYLSDFPLERIYRDVRVCQIYEGTSDIQRMVIARNL, from the coding sequence ATGCTGGTAACTGACGAGCAACAACAGATCGCCGACGCGGTACGCGCCTTTGCCCAGGAACGCCTGAAGCCGTTTGCCGAACAATGGGACAAGGAGCACCGCTTCCCGAAGGAAGCCATCGAGGAGATGGCCGAACTGGGCCTGTTCGGCATGCTGGTGCCGGAGCAGTGGGGTGGCAGCGACACCGGCTACGTGGCCTATGCCATGGCCCTGGAGGAAATCGCCGCCGGTGACGGCGCCTGCTCGACCATCATGAGCGTGCACAACTCGGTGGGCTGTGTGCCGATCCTGCGCTTTGGCAGCGAGCAGCAGAAAGAACAGTTCCTCGCCCCGCTGGCCAGCGGCGCGATGCTCGGTGCCTTCGCCCTGACCGAACCGCAGGCCGGCTCCGATGCCAGCAGCCTGAAGGCCCGTGCACGTCTGGAGGGTGACCACTACGTACTCAATGGCAGCAAGCAGTTCATCACCTCCGGGCAGAACGCCGGGGTGGTGATCGTGTTCGCCGTGACCGACCCGGACGCGGGCAAGCGCGGCATCAGCGCCTTCATCGTGCCCACCGATTCGCCGGGCTACCAGGTGGCGCGGGTCGAGGACAAGCTCGGCCAGCACGCCTCCGATACCTGCCAGATCGTATTCGACAATGTACGCGTGCCGGTGGCCAACCGCCTGGGTGCCGAAGGCGAAGGCTACAAGATCGCCCTGGCCAACCTCGAAGGCGGCCGTATCGGCATCGCCTCGCAGGCAGTGGGCATGGCCCGCGCGGCGTTCGAAGTGGCGCGTGACTACGCCAACGAGCGGCAGAGCTTCGGCAAGGCGCTGATCGAGCACCAGGCGGTGGCCTTCCGCCTGGCCGACATGGCGACGAAGATTGCCGTGGCCCGGCAGATGGTGCTGCACGCCGCCGCGCTGCGCGATGCCGGGCGCCCGGCGCTGGTGGAAGCATCGATGGCCAAGCTGTTTGCCTCGGAAATGGCCGAAAAGGTCTGTTCGGATGCCTTGCAGACCCTGGGCGGTTATGGCTATCTGAGTGACTTCCCGCTGGAGCGGATCTACCGCGACGTTCGGGTTTGCCAGATCTACGAAGGCACCAGCGACATTCAGCGCATGGTCATTGCGCGCAATCTTTGA
- a CDS encoding acyl-CoA synthetase has translation MRDYAEAARAFDHAQAAAAALHGDLDALNACIECCDRHAGKGKLALVHVDRDGNSTRYSFDQLRAQAARFASVLRAQGVAAGDRVAGLMPRTPELLVTILATWRLGAVYQPLFTAFGPKAIEHRLEQSRARVVVTDRHNRAKLDEVQGCPTVITVGARSGELDFQHCLDAATGTCEPVMRAGNDPFLLMFTSGTTGPAKPLEVPLRAIVAFQGYMRDAIDLRPEDNFWNLADPGWAYGLYYAVTGPLSLGHATTFYDGPFSVESCARVIDKLGITNLAGSPTAYRLLIAAGDDFAAPIKGRLRVVSSAGEPLNPEVIRWFADELGVTIHDHYGQTELGMVLCNHHGLQHPVHLGSAGFAIPGHRIVVLDEQGNELPAGQPGILAVDREQSPLCWFEGYHGLPTKAFVGKYYLSGDTVELNQDGSISFVGRSDDVITTSGYRVGPFDVESALIEHPAVIEAAVIGKPDPERTELIKAFVILASGYQGSAELEEALRQHVRQRLYAHAYPREIEFVSELPKTPSGKLQRFILRNQEVAKQQAQQATPASA, from the coding sequence ATGCGCGATTACGCCGAGGCCGCTCGTGCGTTCGACCATGCCCAGGCCGCCGCTGCGGCGCTGCATGGCGACCTCGATGCCCTCAATGCCTGTATCGAATGCTGTGACCGCCATGCCGGCAAGGGCAAGCTGGCGCTGGTCCACGTGGATCGGGACGGCAACAGCACCCGCTACAGCTTCGATCAGCTCCGGGCCCAGGCTGCCCGTTTCGCCAGTGTGCTCAGGGCGCAAGGCGTGGCGGCCGGCGACCGGGTCGCCGGGCTGATGCCACGTACGCCCGAGTTGCTGGTGACGATCCTCGCCACCTGGCGCCTGGGCGCGGTGTACCAGCCGTTGTTCACCGCGTTCGGCCCCAAGGCCATCGAGCATCGCCTGGAGCAATCTCGCGCCCGCGTCGTGGTCACCGACCGCCACAACCGTGCCAAGCTTGACGAGGTGCAGGGTTGCCCGACCGTGATCACGGTCGGGGCCCGCAGTGGCGAGCTGGACTTCCAGCATTGCCTGGATGCTGCCACAGGCACCTGCGAACCGGTCATGCGTGCTGGCAACGATCCATTCCTGCTGATGTTCACCTCGGGCACCACCGGCCCGGCCAAACCGCTGGAAGTGCCGCTGCGTGCCATCGTCGCGTTCCAGGGCTACATGCGCGATGCCATCGACCTGCGCCCCGAGGACAACTTCTGGAACCTGGCCGACCCGGGTTGGGCCTATGGCCTGTATTACGCAGTGACCGGCCCGTTGTCGCTGGGCCATGCCACCACCTTCTACGATGGCCCGTTCAGCGTTGAAAGCTGCGCGCGGGTGATCGACAAGCTGGGCATCACCAACCTGGCCGGCTCGCCTACCGCGTACCGCCTGCTGATTGCCGCCGGGGATGACTTCGCCGCGCCGATCAAGGGCCGCCTGCGGGTGGTCAGCAGTGCCGGCGAACCGCTCAACCCGGAAGTGATCCGCTGGTTCGCCGATGAGCTGGGCGTGACCATTCACGACCACTATGGGCAGACCGAGCTGGGCATGGTGCTGTGTAACCACCATGGCCTGCAGCATCCGGTACACCTCGGCTCGGCCGGCTTCGCCATCCCTGGCCACCGCATCGTGGTACTGGACGAGCAGGGCAACGAACTGCCCGCCGGTCAGCCGGGCATCCTCGCGGTCGATCGCGAGCAGTCGCCGCTGTGCTGGTTCGAGGGCTACCACGGCCTGCCGACCAAAGCCTTCGTCGGCAAGTATTACCTCAGCGGCGACACCGTCGAGCTGAACCAGGACGGCAGCATCAGCTTCGTCGGCCGCAGCGACGATGTGATCACCACCTCCGGCTACCGTGTCGGCCCGTTCGACGTGGAGAGCGCACTGATCGAGCACCCGGCGGTGATCGAAGCGGCGGTGATCGGCAAGCCAGACCCGGAGCGCACCGAGCTGATCAAGGCTTTCGTGATATTGGCCAGCGGTTACCAGGGCAGCGCCGAGCTTGAAGAGGCCTTGCGCCAGCACGTGCGCCAGCGCCTGTATGCCCATGCTTACCCACGGGAAATCGAATTCGTCAGCGAGCTGCCCAAGACCCCGAGCGGCAAGCTGCAACGCTTCATCCTGCGCAACCAGGAAGTCGCCAAACAACAAGCGCAACAGGCCACCCCTGCCAGCGCCTGA